ACGGACACGCTGGGCACCTTCGCCGAGCAGGTGTCCACCGTGGCCCGCGAAGTGGGTGTGGAAGGGAAGCTGGGCGGTCAGGCCCGCGTGCCGGGTGTGGCGGGCACGTGGAAGGACCTCACGGACAACGTGAACTTCATGGCCTCCAACCTCACCACGCAGGTGCGCGGCATCGTCAAGGTCGTGACGGCGGTCGCCAACGGCGACTTGACGCAGAAGCTCATCGTGGACGCGAAGGGTGAGGTCGCCGCGCTGGCGGAGACCATCAACAACATGACGGACACGCTGGGCACCTTCGCCGACCAGGTGACGACGGTGGCCCGCGAGGTCGGTATCGAAGGAAAGCTGGGCGGCCAGGCCCGCGTGCCCGGCGCGCGCGGCACGTGGCGGCAGCTCACCGACAACGTGAATCAGCTCGCCGGCACGCTGACGAGCCAGCTTCGCGCCATCTCCGACGTGGCCACCGCGGTGACGAAGGGTGACCTCACGCGCAGCATCACCGTCGTCGCCGAGGGCGAGGTCGCCGCGCTGAAGGACAACATCAACCAGATGATCGTCAACCTGCGTGAGACCACGCAGAAGAACCAGGAGCAGGACTGGCTCAAGACGAACCTGGCGAAGTTCAGCGGCATGATGCAGGGGCAGAAGAGCCTGGACGCCGTCAGCCGCCTCATCATGAGCGAGCTGACGCCGCTGGTCTCCGCCCACCACGGCGCCTTCTTCCTGGTGGACGGCACCGAGGCGGGCACGCCGCTGCTCAAGCTCACCAGCACCTACGCGTACCGGGAGCGCAAGCACATCGCGAACCGGTTCCGCTTCGGTGAGGGAATCGTGGGCCAGTGCGCCCTGGAGCGGAAGACCATCCTGCTCAAGCAGGTGCCGTCGGACTACATCACCATCTCCTCGGGGCTGGGCGAGGCCTCGCCGCTCAACATCATCGTCCTGCCCGTCCTCTTCGAGGGCGAGGTGAAGGCCGTCATTGAGCTGGCCTCGTTCCACCCGTTCAGCGCCATCCACCAGATCTTCCTGGACCAGCTCACGGAGAGCATTGGCGTGGTGCTGAACATGATCATCGCCAACATGCGCACCGAGCAGCTCCTGCTCCAGTCGCAGGACCTCACGCAGGAGCTCCAGAGCCAGTCCAAGGAGCTGACGCAGCAGCAGGACGCGCTCAAGCGCAGCAACATCGAGCTGGAGGAGAAGGCGACGCTGCTGGAGGAGCAGAACCGCCGCGTCGAGGAGAAGAACAACGAGGTGGAGCGCGCCCGCGTCAGCCTGGAGGAGAAGGCCGAGCAGCTCACCGTCATCTCCAAGTACAAGAGCGAGTTCCTGGCCAACATGAGCCACGAGCTGCGCACGCCGCTCAACTCGCTGCTCATCCTGGCCAAGCTGCTGTCCGACAACAAGGACGGCAACCTCAGCTCCAAGCAGGTGGAGTACGCGAACACCATCTACGCCTCCGGCGGAGACCTGCTCAGCCTCATCAACGAAATCCTCGACCTGTCCAAGGTGGAGGCCGGGAAGATGCAGGTGGAGCCGCGGGACATCGTCCTCACCGAGCTCAACCAGTTCATCGAGCGCAGCTTCCTGCCGGTGGCGGAGCAGAAGGGCCTGTCCTTCACGGTGGAGGTGGGCCCCGGCTCGCCCCGTCACATCCGCACCGACCCGCAGCGGCTCCAGCAGGTGCTGAAGAACCTCTTGTCCAACGCCTTCAAGTTCACGGACGAGGGCGGCGTGCAGCTCAAGGTGAAGCTGGCCGAGGCCGGCACGCCCTTCGACCACCCGGTGCTGCGTGCCTCGCGTCAGGTGCTCGCCTTCGTGGTGACGGACTCGGGCATTGGCATCGCCCGGGACAAGCAGCGCCTCATCTTCGAGGCCTTCCAGCAGGCGGACGGCTCCACCGCGCGCAAGTACGGTGGCACCGGCCTGGGCCTGTCCATCAGCCGCGAAATCGCCAAGCTGCTGGGCGGCGAAATCCAGGTGACCAGCGAGCCCGGACGCGGCAGCACCTTCACCCTGTTCCTGCCGCCCGAGTACATCCTCCCGGAGGAGGATGCGCTCCCGTCCATCCCGACGGCGCTGGAGCCCGTTCCCCGCCTGCCGCCGCCGCCCGAGCTGCCGCGCCGGGAGGCGCCCGCCTCGCCGCCCGTGGCGGACAGCGGCCACGTGTTGGACGCGGCGCTGCCGCCGCCCATCGAGTCACTGCTCACGCCCGTGGCCGTGGAGGATGACCGCGACCACATCCGCGAGGGGGACCGCGTCCTGCTCATCATCGAGGACGACGTGAAGTTCGCCCGCATCATGGTGCAGATGGCGCGGGAGAAGGGCTTCAAGGCCCTGGTGGCCACGCGCGGCGACACCGGCCTGTCCATGGCCAACGAGTTCCAGCCGCACGCCATCACCCTGGACATCCAGCTCCCGGTGGTGGACGGCTGGAGCGTGCTCGACCGGCTCAAGCGCAACGCGCGCACGCGGCACATTCCGGTGCACGTCATCAGCGTCATGGACAAGAACCAGGGCAACTCGCAGGGCGCCTTCGGTTACCTCACCAAGCCCGTCAGCAAGGAGGGCCTGGAGCGGGTGTTCAACCAGCTCGCCAGCTTCCTGGAGCGCAAGGAGCGCCGGCTGCTGCTGGTGGAGGACGACGACGTCCAGCGCGACAGCCTGGTGAAGCTGCTCAGCGAGGGCGGTGACGTCGCGGTGACGGCGGTCGCCACCGGCGAGGAGGTGCTCCAGAACCTGGAGTCGGGCGAGTTCGACTGCGTCGTGATTGACCTGATGCTGCCCGACACCGACGGCATCAAGCTGGTGGAGGAGGTCAAGACGCAGAACCGGTTCCGTGACCTGCCCATCGTCATCTACACGGGCAAGGAGCTGACGCCCAAGGACGAGGCCCGGCTGCGCCGCTACACCGGCAGCGTCATCCTCAAGAGCGGGACGAAGAGCCCGGAGCAGCTCCTGAGCGACACGGCGCTGTTCCTCCACCGGTTGGACCAGAACCTGCCGCCGCGCGCCCGCGCCGCCCTGGCTCAGCGCAACGACGCGGAGAGCGAACTGGCCGGACGCAAGGTGCTGGTGGTGGACGACGACATGCGCAACATCTTCGCGCTCACCAGCGTGCTGGAGAACCACGGCATGCAGGTGGTGTTCGCGGAGAACGGGCGCGCGGCCATCGAGATACTCGAACAGCACCGCGACACCGACATCGTCCTCATGGACGTGATGATGCCGGAGATGGACGGCTATGAGACCATGCGTGCCATCCGCAAGGACCTCAAGTACTCCAGCCTCCCCATCATCGCGGTGACGGCCAAGGCCCTGAAGGACGACCGGGAGAAGTGCATGGCCGCCGGCGCGAGCGACTACCTGCCCAAGCCCGTGGACACCGACAAGCTCCTGGAGCTCATCCGTCTCTGGGTGACGGCTTGATTCACTGAGTGATGGTTACCTCACGACGCCCCTCTTCCGGGCTTGGGTCCGGACGAGGGGCCGCCTAGCCTCTCCCTGCTTGAGAATCCGTGAGGCCCAGGCAGATTGATTCCGCCGACTTCAATGACGCCTAGCGAACACATCACCGCGGAACGCAACCAGGAAGGGTCATCCCAGCCGCGGGCGAGCATCCTCATGGTGGACGACCATCCGTCCAACCTGCTCGCGCTCGAGGCCATCCTCGAGCCGTTGGGACAGGAGCTGGTGAAGGCCACCAGCGGGGAGGAGGCGCTCAAGTTCCTCCTCCAGCGCGACTTCGCCGTCATCCTGATGGACGTGCAGATGCCGGGGCTGGACGGTTTCCAGACGGCCACCCTCATCAAGCAGCGCGAGCGCACGCGCACCATCCCCATCATCTTCCTCACCGCGCTCAGCCGCGACGCCGCCCATGTGTTCAAGGGGTATGCGCACGGCGCGGTGGACTACCTGCTCAAGCCGTTCGACCCTGAAATCCTCCGCTCCAAGGTCAGCGTCTTCGTGGACCTGTTCCTCAAGGAGCAGCAGATTCAGCGCCAGGCGGTGCTGCTGCGCCAGCGCGAGCGCGAGTCCCTGGAGCGCCAGAGCGAGCTGCGCCATCTGCGCCTCACGGAGTCGTTGCCGGAGGTGATGTGGGCGGCGCGCTCGGATGGCAGCTTCACCTACGCCAACCGCGCCGCGCGCGACTACACGGGCATCCAGGCCGAGCAGCCGCTGTCGCTGAACACCTTCCTGGAGTTCGTCCACCCGGCGGACCGCGAGGCCATGCGCGCCGTGTGGGTGCAGGCCATCCGCATGGGCCAGCGCGTGGAGCGCGAGTTCCGGCTGCGCCGCTTCGACGGCGTGTACCGCTGGCACCTGGCGCGCGCGGTGCCGGAGCGGGACGAGAATGGCCTGCTGGCCGGCTGGATTGCCGTGGCCACGGACATCGACGACAAGCGCCGGGCGGAAGAGGCGCAGGGGCGCTTCAAGGCGACGCTGGACGCGACGCTGGACTGCGTCCTCATGTTCTCCCCGGACTCGCTGACGCTCACCTACGCCAACGCGGGCGCGGCGAAGCAGCTCTCCAGCAGCGCGGAGGAGCTGGTGGGGCTGTCGGTGTTGGAGGTGGAGAGCGCCTTCGACGATGCGGGCTTCCGCAAGCTGCTGGCGCCGCTGGTGAGCGGCACCCTGCCCAGCCAGACGTACTCCACCAGCCACCGGCGGCGGGATGGCTCGGAGGTGCCGGTGGAGGTGGTGCTCCAGTATGTCGCCGCGGATGGCGGCCCGGGGCGCTTCATCTCCGTGGCGCGCGACATCACCGAGCGGCAGCGGGCGGAGACGGCGCTGCGGATGGCCAGCGAGGCGAAGGACGCGTTCCTCGCGGCGGCCAGCCACGAGCTGCGCACGCCGCTGGCCGCGGCCAAGGGCCACGCGCACCTGGCGCTGCTGAAGCTGGGCGGCGAGACGGAGACCGGGCCGGGCAAGTCGCTGAAAATCATCAACCGGCAAATCGACCGGATGGCCAAGCTGGTGGAGGACCTGCTCGACATCAGCCGTCTCCAGGCGGGCCGCCTGTCGTTGGAGCTGGAGCGGTTCGACCTGAGCCAGCTCGTGCACGAGACGCGGGACCGCATGGCCGTGTTGTCCCAGGGCCATGAAATCCACGTCGAGGCGGCGGAGCGGCTCGAGGGGACGTGGGACCGGGGCCGGTTGGACCAGGTGCTCACCAACCTCCTGTCCAATGCGCTGCGGTATTCACCCGAGGGCGGCCCTGTGTGGGTGCGGCTCCAGAACGAGCGCGACGAGGGTGTCCACCTGTCGGTGACGGACACGGGCGTGGGCATCCCGAAGGAGAAGCAGTCGCTCATCTTCGAGCGATTTGGCCGCGCTCACGGCAGCAAGTACGGCGGCCTGGGCCTGGGGCTCACCATCAGCCAGGGCATCGTCGAGCAGCACGGCGGCCGCATCTGGGTGGAGTCGCCCGGCGTCGCGGGGGAGGGCTCCACCTTCCACGTGTGGCTGCCGCGTGAGACGGAGGCGCCCGCAGTCAACACGCACCCGGACGCGGCGACCCGTACCGCGAACTGAGGGGCCCCTCCCGAGCGGGCCGCGTTTTTTCTAGGGGTCAGGTTCCCACGCTGGCACGGTCGCGTGTCGAAATGGGCGTGGAGAGAAAATGGTCCGGGGACTAGGCGCCTCGGAGCTCGCAGACCTCTATGAAAAGTACGCGCCCACCGTTCACGGGAGGGCAAGGACCCTGCTTGGCCGCGACTCGGATGCCTGGGACGCGGTGCAGGAGGTCTTCTGCCGTCTGCTCAAGTCGGGTGGGGCGTTTCGCGCGGAGGCACGTCCCATGACCTACATCTTCCGGGTCACCACCCATGTCTGCCTCAACATGCTGCGGAGCCGGGCGCTGAAGGACGTTCCTTCCGAGGCGCCCGATGCGTCAGCGGAATTGGGCGCGGACCCTCAGGAGGTGGAGGCTCGCAACCTGCTGCGCGTGCTGGCTCGGGAGCTGGATGAGCGCGCGCTCCAGATTGCGACGCTCCACTTCGTGGACGCGCTCACCCAGGAGGAAATCGTGGAGGTGGTGGGCCTGTCGCGCAAGACGGTGGGGCGCGAGCTGGAGAAGGTTCGCACCCGGGCGCGCGAGCTCGCGCTGGAGCCCCGGCCATGAGCGGACATCTGTCGAGGCTGGTGTTGGATGAGCTCGTCGTCGGCGACGCGGCGCCTCCGGCACATCTCGCCGCGTGCGCGGAGTGTCAGGCGAAGCTGGCTCGGCTGCGCGAGGCGGCGGGAGCGGCGCGAGTGGCACCAGAGTTCGCGTGGACGCGGACGCGGGTGTTGGCGCAGCGCGAGGCGTCCGCGGAAGAGGCATCAGCGTTCGCGGGAGCGGTGGTGCAGCGCGAGGAGTCCGCACAGGCGGCGCCGGCGTTCGAGCGGGCGCGGGTATTGGCGCCACGCGAGGCGTCCTCGGCGGTCGAGCGGGCGCGGGTGGTGGCGCCGCACGATGAGTCTGCGCAGGAGTCCTCGGCGTTCGAACGGGCGCGGGTGGTGGCGCCACGCGATGAGTCCGCGCGGAAGGCATCAGCGTCCTCGTGGACACGCTGGTTCAATCGGTTCATGGCGCCCAGGCGGGGCTCGCCGAGGAACTGGCTGTGGGCCGTCCCCCTGGCCGCGGCCCTCGGGTTGGCGTCGGTGGTGGTGCTGCGCGAGCCGCCGGACGGAGTTCGTATCAAGGGCGGTCCCTTCGTGTCCGTGGTGCGGCAGTCGGATGGCGCCGTGGACGCGCCGCTGTCTCCCGGGGACGTGGTGACGCTCTCCCTGAAAGCGGCGCCCTACCGGTACGCGCTGGTGTTCGCCACGGACGCGGCAGGGAAGGTGGCGCTCCTGTGGCCTTCACGGGGCACGCAGTCGGGAGACCCGGCCGCACTGGTGATGCCACCCACGTTCATCGTCACGCCCGGCGACTTCGTGCTGGACGCCTTCTTCTCGGACGCGCCACTGCCGGCCGAGCCGGGCCGGGCGGCCCTGGCGATCCGTGCCGCCGTCTGCGCCACACGGACGCAGCTTTCGGACTGTCAATTCCCCGCGCCATTGGACGGCGCGGCACACCACTACCGCCTCGCCGTCCCTGTGAGCTCCGGCCCATGATGCTGCTCTCGCTGCTGACCGCCGCGCTGCTGTCCCAGTCCCCTACCGATGAAGCGCCGCCGCCCAGGCGTTACGCGCTGCTCATCGGGGCCAACCAGGGCCTGGCCTCCGATGAAACCCTGCGCTTCGCGGACGCTGACGCGCGCCGCATGTTCACCCTGTTCCGGGACGCGGGAGGCCTCCACCCGGAGGACGCCCAGCTCGTCCTGGGCGCGGATGCGGGCCGGGTGAAGACGGCCCTGAAGATGCTGCGGGAGCGCATGGCGCGCGACGCCGCGCCGGGCGACCAGCTCCTCGTCTACGTGTCGAGCCACGCCGATGGCGAATCACTGCACCTGTCCGGGACGCGCCTGCCCGTGAAGGACCTGGTGTCGTTCATGGAGGCCTCGCCCGTGGGCGTGGCGGTGATGTTCATCGACTCGTGCCGCTCGGGCGCGGCCACCCGCATCAAGGGACTGGAGCCGGTGGAGGAGCGGCTGGTGCAGTGGTCCGCGCCCGCCATCAAGGGCCGCGTCATCGTCACGTCGTCCAGCGCGGACGAGGCCTCGCAGGAGGCCGATGACCTCCAGGGCTCCTTCTTCACGCACCACCTGCTGGCGGGACTGCGCGGCGCGGGGGACCTCAACCGGGACGGGCGCGTCACGCTCCAGGAGTCCTATGCCTACGCGTATGGGCGCACGGTGGAGTCCACGCTGCTCACCCGTGCGGGGACGCAGCACCCCAACTTCCAGTTCGACTTGAAGGGGCAGGGCGAGCTGGTGCTCACCGAGCCCGTGCTCGCGCCCAGCCGGCTGCTCATCACCGTGCCCGAGCCGGGCGAGTGGGTGGTGGCCTCGGAGCAGGACGGCATGGTGATGGGCGTGTTCACCAAGGGGAACGGCCCGGTGATGATGGCCCTGCCGCCTGGGGGCTATCGCCTGCGCTCGCGGCGGGAGGACGCGTGGCTGGAGATGCGCGTCGCGGTGCCCGACAAGGGGCATGCGCTGGTGGATGAGTCGCTGCTCCGCGAGGGCACGCTGGTCGCGCTGAAGGCAAAGGGCCCCCAGGGCTGGCGCGGCGCGCTGCACGTGGGCGGCGCCTTCGCGACGCGGACGGCCAGCAACTTTGGTTCAAGCGTGGGTGGGCAGATCCAAGCCTTGTTCAATGCCCCCATTCTCCCGTCGGTCCTGGACGTGGCGTGGGGCACGTTCGCCGGCCGCGCGAGCGGGTCCACGGTGAGCCGCGGCATCCATCAGACCGAATTGTCCCTGCGGATGGGCATGGGGCGCCGGTTCCCGTTTCCGATAGGCGCGCTGACGGTAGGGCCTGAGCTGGGGGCCTTGTTCCTCTTCCAGAACGAAGCGGGCACGCCCCGGGCGGGAACAGCGCCGTACGGTGGCGCGAGCGCCTCCGCATGGCTCGACGCCCAAGGCGTGTCGCTGGTCATCACGGGCTCGGTGGGCGCGGCGGTGATGCCACTGCCCCAGGGCGCCGAGTTGACGCCGGTCGCGAGCGTTGGCGCGGGGCTGGGCTGGAATTTCTGACGCCGTGGGGTTCCCAGGTTCGCGCGCTCGCGTGTCTCAAGGGAGCACGCCACGCAACGCCTGGAGCCTCCATGTTTCGCTGTCTCGCTGCCTCCTTCGCGCGAACCACGCTGCTCTTCACCACGCTGTCGCTGTTGGGGTGCGGTGAGGTCTCGGATGGCTCATCCCGGAATCCGCCGCTTCCTCCCCGAATGGTGCTCAACGACGCGCGCGGCGAGGAGTATGTGAATGGAAATCTCCTCGTCACCGTTCGGTTCCAGGGCAGCACCCCCGATAAGGTCGAGCTGCTCCACGACGGGGAGCTGCTGGCCACGCTGGTCCCGCCATTCCAGTTCACCTGGGACACGCGGGGGCAAGAGGAGCGTGTTCATCGGCTTCAGGCTCGCACGGAGTGGGAGGGCCGTGACGTCCTCAGCGAGGAACTCCTCGTTTCGGTGGACCGCACCCGGCCCGATGTGGCCCACCTCGTCCCTCGGCACGACAACCACACCTTCGTGGAGGCATCGACGTTTCGGGTGACCTTCACGGAGCCCATCCATGTCACCGAGCCCGACGCGCTGAAGTTCGAGTACACAGTCCATGGCGAGACGTGGCGGGCGACCCTGGAACTCTCGGAGGACAAGCGGAGCCTGTCCGCGCCCATCATGATGCGACCCCCTGGTCTCATGCAGCCGCTCGATGGCGCCTCCTCGTTGTCGTTGGAGGGCATCACGGACCTGGCGGGCAATCCCTTCCGGGAGAACGTGTTCACCGGGCCGCTCGACGCATGGACGTGGACGGTTCCCGCTTACAAGCGCGAACTCGTATCCATGGGGAGAGCCGCGGGGCGCCCGGCAGTGGCGATGGACGCGGAGCACTCCGCGGTGGTCGCCATCGCGGATGCCTCGCTGGTTCCGTTGAGCCTCCCTGCCAGTTTCGGTGACTGGATGGTGGTGCATCGTCAGTCCGGAGAGACCTGGAGTCGCATGGGCAACCCCTTCCCGTTGGGAATCCAGGTTCAGGTGTCCAACCCGTCGTTGGCCTTGGACTCGGAGGGGAATCCGATGGTGGCTTTCCTTCAACGGATTTGGGGGCAGTCTCGGCGTACGCTCGAGGTCTACCGGTGGACGTCGTCGGAGTGGGTGCCAATGGGCTCCTCGCTCAACGCTCCCGACGGGGCGGAAGTGCATGATGCCGCGCTCGTCGTGGACAGCGAAGGCCGGCCCGTCGTGGCGTGGGGTGCCAGTGATGGCATTCACGTCGCGCGGTGGGAGGCGGAAACCTGGCAGCCGCTGGGAGAGGTTCAGCGGGAAGGGATTGCCTCCGAGGCCCGGATCGTGACGCACGCGCCCGCGATCAGCGCGGATGGCTCAGGAGGCATCTTCCTGGCATGGGCCGAGGCCGAGACCTCGACGAACAGGTCAGGCCTCTATGTCCGGCACTGGATTGGTCAGAGTTGGGTACCGGTGGGGGGCCGGCTTCTTCGGGCCTCGGACCCAACGGTCTTCGAGGCCGAGGAACCCTCGATTGCCACGACACCGGACGGACGGCCCGTGGTGGTCTGGGCTGAACGAAATGCCTTCGCGAACCCCCTTCAACAGGAGGTGGTGGTCGCCCGCTGGTCGGGGACCTCCTGGTCGCCCGAGAACGTGACCTCCGTGTGCGAGGCCGTTCCTGTCTCCGGTCGGAGGTGGCCGGTGGTGGCCGTTGATGTCCAGGGACGCGAGCTGGTGTCGTTCCTCAGCGGCACCAGCTCCAGCTCGGACCATGAGATCTGCACCTACCTGACCCTTTACGATACCCCTCGAACCCGCCGTGTCCGGAGGGTTGGGGCTTACAGCGGGCCCGTGGCCATGACCTTGGATGAGACAGACATGCCCGTGCTCGTGTGGGGCGGTGCCTCGTTCGTCAGCATGGGTCGCCTGAACTGGGAAGGGGAGTAGCCGGAATGGCCCTTCCGGAGCCCGTGTATCAGCCGCGGTGAGCCAGGGGCGTGGTTGGGAATTTCGGTTCCCACTCACGCCCGCTCGCGTGTCCAAAGAAACACATGCCTTTCTCTAGGAGTTGCGATGCCTCGCCGTTCCGCGATGCCTTGGATGCACGCCTTGTTGTTCATGCTCACGCTGGCCCTGTCCGGCTGCGGTGAAGTCTCCGATGGAAGGACGCCCTCACCCTCTCCGGGTAACGGGTTTCGCCTGCAAATCAACGACGCCCAGATGGAGTACGTGAACGGCGCCCTCCCCATCACGGTGCGTGCGCTCGGAGGGACTCCAGACACAGTGGAGCTCTTCTTGGATGGCGTGCTGCTGGCCACGCTGCTGCCGCCTTTCGAGTTCACGTGGCAATCGGCGGAGACCACGGAGGGCGTGCATCAGCTCCAGGCCCGAACGCAATGGAAGGGGAGCGCCGTCCTGAGCCCGAAGCACTCCGTGACGGTGGACCGCACAAGGCCCAGAATCTCGAGCAGGTCTCCCTGGGGGACGGTCCACGTGGGGCGTACGACGACCTTGGAAGTCACCTTCTCGGAGGTCGTCCGGTTGATGGGCGAGCAGGAGCTGACGGCCAATGTCCAGGTGGGTGGCCGCAGCCTGTCTCCGCGCATGGTGTTGTCCGAGGACGGCTTGACGCTTCGGGCGCAGCTCGACGCGCCGGAGATGCTGCCGTCGTCCGGCTCCGCTTCACTTCCGATGTGGGACATCCGAGACCTGGCAGGCAACCCCGCCGAATACAGCGCCTCATCGGCGGGGCACTTCTCCTGGACCTGGGACGTCCCTCTCTTCCACGAAGAACGCTATTCCTGGTCGTATGGGCGAACGTCCGAGGTGGGGGTGTCCGCCACGGTCCTGGACCGGTTGGCGCTGGTCGTGGCGGAGGATGGCACCCCGGTGATTGCGTTCGCCGACGCCTTGGGTCGTGGCTCGCGTGACGATGTGGAGCAAGCCGCGGGCATCGTCGTGAGGCGCCTGGAGTCCGGCATCCGGAGCGACGTCGGCGCTCCCGTCCGCGCGCCCGATGCACCTCGGGAGGCCCGTTTTTCTCATCCGCGGCTCGCGCGGGGCTCGGAGGGGCGCCTCCTGGTGTCGTTCCACCAGCAGGACTCCGCGGACGCGCGCCCCGCGCTCCACGTCTCTCAATGGACGGAGTCTGCCTGGGAGCCCTTGGGCGCGCGGTTGAACGCGCCCGATGCGGCGGAGATGTACGGCTCCGCGCTCGTTGTCGACAGTGAAGGTCGCCCCGTCGTGGCCTGGAGCGCGGCGGATGGCATCCGGGTGCAGCGCTGGGAAGATGGACGGTGGCTTCCGCTGGGGGACGTCCAGCGCGCGGGCACGAGCCCCGGCGCCACCATTTCGGCCTACGCGCCCGCGTTGAGCGCGGATGGCTCGGGGGGAATCTTCGTGGCTTGGGCGGAGGCCGAGTCCCCGGAGGAGGCGGGGGCGGGGCTGTACGTCCGCCACTGGGGCGCTTCGGGTTGGGAGGCGCGGGGGGGGCCGCTCCTCCATGACACTCGACACTACCTGAAGGTTCAGGTGACCGAGCCGGCGCTTGTGTCGCTGCCGGATGGGCGGCTCGTGGCCATCTGGGCGGAGACGAACTTCGCGAATCTCCTTGAAAACATGGTGACGGCCCAATGGTCCGGTACGGCCTGGGACCTCCAGGTCGTGACATCCCCGACGCGGCGGTTCACCCATCTGGAGCGTCGCTGGTTCTCCGCCGCGGTCGATACGGACGGGCACCCCCTGTTGA
This genomic window from Myxococcus hansupus contains:
- a CDS encoding Ig-like domain-containing protein gives rise to the protein MPRRSAMPWMHALLFMLTLALSGCGEVSDGRTPSPSPGNGFRLQINDAQMEYVNGALPITVRALGGTPDTVELFLDGVLLATLLPPFEFTWQSAETTEGVHQLQARTQWKGSAVLSPKHSVTVDRTRPRISSRSPWGTVHVGRTTTLEVTFSEVVRLMGEQELTANVQVGGRSLSPRMVLSEDGLTLRAQLDAPEMLPSSGSASLPMWDIRDLAGNPAEYSASSAGHFSWTWDVPLFHEERYSWSYGRTSEVGVSATVLDRLALVVAEDGTPVIAFADALGRGSRDDVEQAAGIVVRRLESGIRSDVGAPVRAPDAPREARFSHPRLARGSEGRLLVSFHQQDSADARPALHVSQWTESAWEPLGARLNAPDAAEMYGSALVVDSEGRPVVAWSAADGIRVQRWEDGRWLPLGDVQRAGTSPGATISAYAPALSADGSGGIFVAWAEAESPEEAGAGLYVRHWGASGWEARGGPLLHDTRHYLKVQVTEPALVSLPDGRLVAIWAETNFANLLENMVTAQWSGTAWDLQVVTSPTRRFTHLERRWFSAAVDTDGHPLLMFFVDSPDNGIYVSWSHQNAYSTDLFAKVDPRTPIAMTVDGNGKPVIAFTSLIPWSATEVVTLIRMNE
- a CDS encoding RNA polymerase sigma factor, translated to MVRGLGASELADLYEKYAPTVHGRARTLLGRDSDAWDAVQEVFCRLLKSGGAFRAEARPMTYIFRVTTHVCLNMLRSRALKDVPSEAPDASAELGADPQEVEARNLLRVLARELDERALQIATLHFVDALTQEEIVEVVGLSRKTVGRELEKVRTRARELALEPRP
- a CDS encoding ATP-binding protein, with amino-acid sequence MTPSEHITAERNQEGSSQPRASILMVDDHPSNLLALEAILEPLGQELVKATSGEEALKFLLQRDFAVILMDVQMPGLDGFQTATLIKQRERTRTIPIIFLTALSRDAAHVFKGYAHGAVDYLLKPFDPEILRSKVSVFVDLFLKEQQIQRQAVLLRQRERESLERQSELRHLRLTESLPEVMWAARSDGSFTYANRAARDYTGIQAEQPLSLNTFLEFVHPADREAMRAVWVQAIRMGQRVEREFRLRRFDGVYRWHLARAVPERDENGLLAGWIAVATDIDDKRRAEEAQGRFKATLDATLDCVLMFSPDSLTLTYANAGAAKQLSSSAEELVGLSVLEVESAFDDAGFRKLLAPLVSGTLPSQTYSTSHRRRDGSEVPVEVVLQYVAADGGPGRFISVARDITERQRAETALRMASEAKDAFLAAASHELRTPLAAAKGHAHLALLKLGGETETGPGKSLKIINRQIDRMAKLVEDLLDISRLQAGRLSLELERFDLSQLVHETRDRMAVLSQGHEIHVEAAERLEGTWDRGRLDQVLTNLLSNALRYSPEGGPVWVRLQNERDEGVHLSVTDTGVGIPKEKQSLIFERFGRAHGSKYGGLGLGLTISQGIVEQHGGRIWVESPGVAGEGSTFHVWLPRETEAPAVNTHPDAATRTAN
- a CDS encoding caspase family protein; amino-acid sequence: MMLLSLLTAALLSQSPTDEAPPPRRYALLIGANQGLASDETLRFADADARRMFTLFRDAGGLHPEDAQLVLGADAGRVKTALKMLRERMARDAAPGDQLLVYVSSHADGESLHLSGTRLPVKDLVSFMEASPVGVAVMFIDSCRSGAATRIKGLEPVEERLVQWSAPAIKGRVIVTSSSADEASQEADDLQGSFFTHHLLAGLRGAGDLNRDGRVTLQESYAYAYGRTVESTLLTRAGTQHPNFQFDLKGQGELVLTEPVLAPSRLLITVPEPGEWVVASEQDGMVMGVFTKGNGPVMMALPPGGYRLRSRREDAWLEMRVAVPDKGHALVDESLLREGTLVALKAKGPQGWRGALHVGGAFATRTASNFGSSVGGQIQALFNAPILPSVLDVAWGTFAGRASGSTVSRGIHQTELSLRMGMGRRFPFPIGALTVGPELGALFLFQNEAGTPRAGTAPYGGASASAWLDAQGVSLVITGSVGAAVMPLPQGAELTPVASVGAGLGWNF